A section of the Acidobacteriota bacterium genome encodes:
- a CDS encoding type II CAAX endopeptidase family protein: protein MGWPGDKSSQFLTASGNQDFRRTTLTWLNLIFLLLIYPVISVLGVGEDSSSLLKSLNQGMLIFLLITTVLFQWAVFLLNYGGAYTEATGLRGLGFKRIRGLDFLWAGAFLLVSNLILSGLSWLLAQVGLPMPGEIGLLIPSDPFGKVVWVVVSLTAGICEETAFRGYLMTRLRLVGRFRSWIIPTIVSAAVFGLCHAYQGLPGFIVIATYSVLFSLLYIRTGSIWPCIIAHFLQDFGALFFPH, encoded by the coding sequence TTGGGCTGGCCCGGCGACAAATCCAGCCAGTTTCTCACTGCCTCGGGCAACCAGGACTTCCGTCGAACTACCCTCACCTGGCTCAATCTCATATTCCTGCTGCTCATCTACCCCGTCATTTCCGTTTTGGGCGTCGGTGAGGATTCTTCCTCTCTGCTCAAAAGCCTGAACCAGGGCATGCTGATCTTCCTCTTGATCACTACCGTGCTCTTCCAGTGGGCGGTGTTTCTGCTGAATTATGGAGGCGCTTATACGGAAGCCACCGGCCTGAGGGGACTCGGATTCAAGAGAATCCGGGGTCTTGATTTTCTCTGGGCAGGTGCCTTTCTGCTCGTCTCAAATCTGATTCTATCGGGCCTCTCCTGGCTGCTGGCTCAGGTCGGGCTGCCCATGCCGGGTGAAATCGGCCTGCTGATTCCTTCCGATCCGTTCGGCAAGGTCGTCTGGGTAGTGGTTTCGCTGACGGCGGGAATCTGCGAAGAGACGGCCTTCCGGGGATACCTGATGACGCGCCTTCGTCTCGTCGGACGGTTTCGCAGCTGGATCATTCCCACGATCGTTTCGGCCGCCGTATTCGGCCTGTGTCACGCCTACCAGGGTCTGCCCGGGTTTATCGTTATCGCCACCTATAGTGTCTTGTTTTCGCTTCTGTACATTCGTACCGGCAGCATCTGGCCGTGCATCATCGCCCATTTCCTTCAGGATTTCGGCGCCCTCTTCTTCCCTCACTGA